A genomic stretch from Erigeron canadensis isolate Cc75 chromosome 9, C_canadensis_v1, whole genome shotgun sequence includes:
- the LOC122582245 gene encoding EKC/KEOPS complex subunit TP53RK: protein MDTGANGENGSLVLVKQGAEARVFESTFAGRKSIVKERFSKKYRHPTLDSKLTIKRLNAEARCMTKARRLGVSTPVLYAVDPVSHTLTFEYIEGPSIKDIFLEFGLHGVVDERMDDIALQIGDTIGKLHDGGVIHGDLTTSNMLWRSASNQLVLIDFGLSFVSTLPEDKAVDLYVLERALLSMHSSCGNVMDKILAAYRKSSKQWSSTHNKLGQVRQRGRKRTMVG, encoded by the exons ATGGATACTGGAGCAAATGGTGAAAATGGATCTTTGGTTCTAGTAAAACAAGGAGCTGAAGCt agAGTTTTTGAGTCGACATTTGCTGGAAGGAAGTCTATTGTCAAGGAACGGTTCTCAAAGAAGTATAGGCATCCGACTTTAGATTCAAAACTCACCATCAAGCGATTAAATGCG GAGGCTAGGTGTATGACAAAGGCTAGAAGGCTTGGAGTTTCTACTCCTGTGCTTTATGCAGTAGACCCTGTATCACATACTCTCACTTTTGAGTACATCGAAGGGCCATCAATCAAGGatatatttcttgaatttggaTTGCATGGAGTTGTTGATGAAAGGATGGATGACATTGCTTTGCAGATTGGGGATACAATTGGCAAATTACATGATGGTGGGGTCATTCATGGGGACTTGACTACATCAAACATGTTATGGCGCAGTGCTAGCAACCAACTG GTGCTGATTGATTTTGGTTTGAGCTTTGTATCAACCCTTCCAGAAGACAAAGCCGTTGATTTGTATGTACTGGAACGAGCCTTGTTGTCAATGCATTCTTCATGTGGCAATGTG ATGGATAAGATACTTGCGGCATATAGGAAATCTTCGAAGCAATGGTCATCCACACATAACAAACTTGGTCAAG TGAGACAACGAGGTAGAAAACGAACCATGGTTGGATGA
- the LOC122582122 gene encoding type I inositol polyphosphate 5-phosphatase 4-like, with protein MRDENCKKSKVSWSKTLKRWFGVKSKAEDFHADDFSSRGGDEEWINNFNEREACTIKKNTRTERSSKKNANRRTRSKIDLDAAQVRNVDNYRIFVATWNVAGKSPTSGLNLEDWLHTSPPADIYVLGFQEVVPLNAGNVLGTEDNGPAKKWLALIRKTLNSLPGTSGGFQTPSPVPDPVVELDSDFEGSTRQKSSSFFQRRSFQSLSRSMRMNESEMSIPRPHFERRYSVCDRAMFGNRPSDYEPYFRWGDGSSDEDNGPDDSPNETHYSQIPSSGSFSMEEKDRPIGNSRYCLVASKQMVGIYLTVWVKSDLRDDVHNMKVSCVGRGLMGYLGNKGSISISMSLHQTSFCFICSHLTSGQKEGDELRRNSDVMEILRKTRFPRVQRMGDENSPQTILEHDRIIWLGDLNYRIALSYRAAKALVEMRNWWALLENDQLRIEQRRGRAFVGWNEGKIYFPPTYKYSNNSDRYAGDDMHPKEKRRTPAWCDRILWYGRGLHQMSYVRGESKFSDHRPVYSIFLAEVESINRNRIKKNTSSSSRIEVEELLPFSRRYGDHDLY; from the exons ATGAGAGATGAAAACTGCAAGAAAAGCAAg gttTCTTGGTCTAAAACACTCAAGAGATGGTTTGGTGTTAAAAGTAAAGCTGAAGATTTCCATGCTGATGATTTTAGTTCAAGAG GTGGTGATGAAGAATGGATTAATAATTTCAATGAAAGAGAAGCTTGTACCATCAAGAAAAACACAAGAACAG AAAGATCGAGTAAAAAGAATGCTAATCGACGTACCCGAAGTAAGATTGATCTTGATGCGGCTCAAGTGAGAAACGTCGACAATTATAG AATCTTTGTTGCTACATGGAATGTGGCTGGAAAATCGCCTACAAGTGGCTTAAATCTTGAAGATTGGTTGCATACTTCACCTCCGGCTGATATTTATGTTCTAGG GTTTCAAGAAGTAGTTCCTCTAAATGCTGGAAATGTTTTGGGCACTGAAGACAACGGTCCAGCGAAAAAATGGCTAGCACTAATTCGGAAAACACTTAATAGTCTTCCAGGAACAAGTGGTGGATTCCAAACTCCATCACCAGTTCCTGATCCAGTAGTTGAACTAGACTCTGATTTTGAAGGATCAACACGACAAAAATCTTCATCTTTTTTCCAACGACGATCTTTCCAATCATTAAGCCGTAGCATGAGGATGAACGAGAGTGAAATGTCAATTCCAAGGCCCCATTTTGAACGTAGATACAGTGTTTGTGATCGAGCAATGTTTGGAAATAGGCCGAGTGATTATGAACCTTATTTTAGATGGGGTGATGGTTCTTCAGATGAAGACAATGGGCCAGATGATTCACCTAATGAAACACATTACTCGCAAATTCCCTCTAGTGGATCTTTCTCGATGGAAGAAAAAGATAGGCCCATTGGGAATTCGAGGTATTGTTTGGTTGCTAGTAAGCAAATGGTAGGGATTTATCTAACGGTCTGGGTAAAAAGTGATCTTAGAGACGATGTTCATAACATGAAAGTGTCTTGTGTTGGCAGAGGATTGATGGGGTATCTCGGAAACAAG GGTTCGATCTCAATCAGTATGTCGTTGCACCAAACGAGTTTTTGCTTCATTTGTAGTCACTTGACTTCGGGCCAAAAAGAAGGTGACGAGTTGAGGCGAAACTCAGATGTGATggaaatacttagaaaaactcgATTTCCAAGAGTTCAACGAATGGGGGATGAAAATTCTCCTCAAACAATCCTTGAGCATGA TCGGATTATATGGCTTGGAGACTTGAATTACCGGATTGCTCTTTCTTATCGAGCTGCAAAGGCTCTTGTTGAGATGCGAAATTGGTGGGCTTTGTTGGAAAATGACCAG CTCCGCATAGAACAAAGAAGAGGGCGTGCCTTTGTAGGATGGAATGAAGGGAAGATATATTTCCCCCCGACGTACAAATATTCAAATAATTCAGATAGATATGCAGGTGATGATATGCATCCCAAAGAAAAACGAAGAACTCCCGCTTG gtGTGATAGAATTTTATGGTATGGTAGAGGACTCCATCAAATGTCATACGTTCGTGGTGAATCAAAATTTTCAGATCATAGGCCCGTTTATAGCATTTTTTTAGCAGAAGTTGAATCTATAAACCGTAACAGAATCAAGAAAAATACAAGTAGTTCTTCAAGGATTGAAGTTGAAGAGCTACTGCCATTCTCTCGAAGATATGGTGATCATGATTTATACTAA